The Myxocyprinus asiaticus isolate MX2 ecotype Aquarium Trade chromosome 31, UBuf_Myxa_2, whole genome shotgun sequence genome has a segment encoding these proteins:
- the LOC127422594 gene encoding interleukin-1 receptor accessory protein-like, whose amino-acid sequence MILLVFRLLCLCILLMGGFSASVTQATLQSDVQCYDWGVWSEGSVRVYDGEVAWLYCPLFSHPTLYIYSQIQNSSLSLLWYRHTHTHELEQPINLKLHTLHKDREYLWIQPATEQDAGLYICMLRNISSCVKIGVELEVIHRDGECDFRARPHLNISIPFQSERTLTCPDLHTLTLPNSTHSVTWYHWCRTDGFWFTMDRELKGDDVVIYRMLDPYAGVYTCVVSYQMNGRMLNFTRTLNVTAVVADIGNKEPLILNPAKDQIYSVTLGGRAELSCRVKLPYLNDEKQEIWWTIDNKTVEQLADSRFTSPEAEFVSGYYGDQIKERFLYVMDFSADDLQREFQCSARNSRGFNTSRAVLKAELYVPTLELGCGLGVTLALMLMMFVIYHVFWLELLLLYRSWFGSDESYTDDKKYDVYISYARNSEEEEFVLSTLRRVLETEFGYSVCIFDRDSLPGGTITDDTLRFVSQSRRLVVVVSPCSAVHGTQALLELQAGLTSMLHGGSLRVVLIQFKPVRRQSWVKELRRARLALTLIRWQGEKSVPLSSRFWKQLQLELPMRSNTHHTDTHTPLTENTHNTDTQLTDIKQT is encoded by the exons ATGTGCAGTGTTATGACTGGGGCGTGTGGAGTGAGGGATCGGTGCGTGTGTATGATGGAGAGGTGGCGTGGCTGTACTGTCCTCTCTTCTCTCATCCGACGCTCTACATCTACAGTCAGATTCAGAACAGCAGTCTGTCACTGTTGtggtacagacacacacacacacacgagctgGAGCAGCCCATCAACCTCAAACTACACACACTGCACAAAGACCGAGAATATCTGTGGATTCAACCGGCCACAGAGCAGGATGCTGGACTGTACATCTGTATGCTCcg CAACATTTCATCGTGTGTAAAGATCGGTGTGGAGTTGGAGGTGATTCATCGGGATGGAGAGTGTGACTTTAGAGCTCGACCACACCTGAACATATCTATACCGTTCCAAAGTGAACGCACCCTCACCTGTCCTGAtctgcacacactcacactgccCAACAGCACACACTCCGTCACCTGGTACCAT TGGTGCAGGACTGATGGCTTTTGGTTTACAATGGACAGAGAGCTGAAAGGTGATGATGTCGTGATCTACAGGATGTTGGATCCCTACGCTGGTGTCTACACATGTGTGGTTTCATACCAGATGAACGGACGCATGCTCAATTTCACACGCACACTAAACGTCACAGCTGTTG TTGCTGATATTGGCAATAAAGAGCCCCTTATTTTGAATCCTGCTAAAGATCAGATCTACTCCGTCACTCTGG GTGGAAGGGCGGAACTGTCCTGTCGAGTAAAGCTGCCTTACCTAAATGACGAAAAGCAAGAGATTTGGTggactattgataacaaaactgTGGAACAACTCGCCGACTCACGATTCACCTCACCGGAGGCTGA gtttgTGTCTGGATATTATGGTGATCAGATAAAAGAGAGGTTCCTGTACGTGATGGATTTCTCAGCTGATGACCTGCAGAGAGAGTTTCAATGCTCCGCCAGAAACAGTCGCGGCTTCAACACCAGTAGAGCTGTACTCAAAGCAGaac tgtatgtcCCCACTCTGGAGTTGGGTTGTGGGTTAGGTGTGACTCTTGCCCTCATGTTGATGATGTTTGTCATCTATCACGTGTTCTGGCTTGAACTTCTGCTGCTGTACCGCTCCTGGTTTGGATCTGATGAGAGCTACACAG ATGATAAGAAGTATGACGTGTACATCTCGTACGCCCGGAACAGTGAAGAGGAAGAGTTTGTGCTGTCCACGTTGCGTCGAGTTCTGGAGACAGAATTCGGTTACTCTGTTTGTATATTCGACCGGGACAGTCTCCCAGGAGGGA ctatAACAGATGATACACTGAGGTTTGTGAGTCAGAGTCGCAGGCTGGTGGTTGTTGTCAGTCCGTGTAGTGCCGTCCACGGGAcgcaggccctgcttgagctgcaGGCCGGGTTAACCAGCATGCTGCATGGTGGCAGCCTCAGGGTGGTTCTGATCCAGTTTAAACCAGTTCGGAGGCAGAGCTGGGTCAAAGAGCTGCGGCGCGCCCGGCTGGCACTGACGCTCATACGCTGGCAGGGAGAGAAATCGGTTCCGCTCTCCTCACGATTCTGGAAACAACTACAACTGGAGCTGCCCATGAGGAGCAACAcacaccacacagacacacacacaccactgacaGAGAATACACACAACACTGACACACAACTCACAGATATCAAACAGACATGA
- the LOC127422623 gene encoding uncharacterized protein LOC127422623 — translation MAAHRTLWRKVVKFGTLIEDSLRDLLESVLRCMQACRRLLVVLSSDCLCEKSVSLLECRLCLYLLHTSRIPVITVRRHTLSAPCSDIMKLRNNSTSIRWHGARSERTNSRFWKLLRLALPLRPLSLGKRLIDSTSSHSDLASVATRYKQVQTVSLRHNRRSKALEVSRGNRGWVGMRHLGVRERSGWGCEQNGRGCAICVSFQESHRIWGGVIAPQWNTHLHQPVANGRIPHVTHSSNTEPGNDPGNDLCPCEPINNNQNNELQTTHC, via the exons atggcagcccatagaaccctTTGgaggaaagttgtgaaatttggcacactgatagaggacagTCTTAGAG ATCTGTTGGAGTCGGTGCTCAGGTGTATGCAGGCGTGCCGTAGATTACTGGTGGTCTTGAGTTCCGACTGTTTGTGCGAGAAGAGCGTCAGTCTGCTGGAATGTCGCCTGTGTTTGTACCTGCTTCACACTTCTCGCATTCCCGTCATCACAGTCAGGCGCCACACTCTCAGCGCCCCCTGCAGCGACATCATGAAACTGCGCAACAACTCCACCAGCATCCGCTGGCACGGAGCACGCTCAGAGCGAACAAACTCACGGTTCTGGAAGCTCCTGCGGTTGGCTCTGCCCCTACGACCTCTCTCGCTTGGGAAGAGACTCATCGATAGCACTTCCTCGCATTCGGACTTGGCGTCCGTGGCCACACGTTACAAACAAGTGCAGACAGTCTCGCTCAGACACAACCGGCGGAGTAAAGCGCTGGAGGTCAGCAGAGGTAACAGGGGTTGGGTCGGGATGAGGCATTTGGGTGTACGGGAGAGAAGTGGGTGGGGCTGTGAGCAGAATGGGCGTGGCTGTGCCATCTGTGTGAGTTTTCAAGAGAGTCACAGAATTTGGGGCGGAGTCATTGCACCTCAGTGGAACACACACCTGCACCAGCCCGTGGCCAATGGAAGGATACCACATGTCACTCACAGCTCTAATACTGAGCCTGGAAACGACCCTGGCAACGACCTCTGCCCCTGCGAACCGATCAATAACAACCAGAATAATGAACTGCAAACAACACATTGTTGA